The Thiohalomonas denitrificans genome contains a region encoding:
- the dsrA gene encoding dissimilatory-type sulfite reductase subunit alpha produces MAKKMHETPMLDQLESGPWPSFVTSLKRLADDNNMMVDLLGQLETSYETKKGYWKGGTVGVLGYGGGIIPRFTELKNDAGTPLYPDAAEFHTLRVQPPAGMHYDTQTIRKMCDIWEQYGSGLIAFHGQSGDIMFQGCTTENVQPAFDELNEMGFDLGGAGPAVRTGMSCVGSARCEHSCADEQRIHRMLVNAFLDDMHRPALPYKFKFKVSGCGNDCMNSIQRADMAIIGTWRDDMKVDQGEFKNYVEAKGHKWLVDNVISRCPTQALSINDDDTLEVKNQDCVRCMHCINVLTKALSPGDDKGVSVLIGGKRTLKIGDLMGTVVIPFMKLDSDEQYEKLEEIAGDIIDFFAENALEHERTGEMIERIGLVNFLEGIGLDLDPNMIQRPRENPYIRMDGWDEEAAKWFERKAAQAS; encoded by the coding sequence ATGGCTAAGAAGATGCACGAAACACCCATGCTTGATCAGCTGGAAAGTGGCCCCTGGCCCAGCTTCGTAACCAGCCTGAAGCGACTGGCCGACGACAACAACATGATGGTCGACCTGCTCGGACAGCTGGAGACCTCCTACGAAACCAAGAAAGGCTACTGGAAAGGCGGAACGGTCGGGGTACTCGGCTACGGCGGCGGTATCATTCCGCGTTTTACCGAACTCAAAAACGATGCAGGAACTCCGCTCTACCCCGACGCGGCAGAATTCCATACGCTGCGTGTACAACCACCTGCCGGCATGCACTACGACACCCAGACCATCCGCAAGATGTGCGATATCTGGGAGCAGTACGGATCCGGCTTGATCGCCTTCCACGGACAGTCCGGGGATATCATGTTCCAGGGCTGCACCACGGAAAACGTTCAGCCCGCCTTCGATGAGCTGAATGAGATGGGCTTCGACCTCGGTGGTGCCGGTCCCGCCGTGCGTACCGGTATGTCTTGCGTCGGTTCCGCCCGTTGTGAACACTCGTGTGCCGACGAGCAGCGTATCCACCGCATGCTGGTCAATGCCTTCCTGGACGACATGCACCGCCCCGCTCTGCCCTACAAGTTCAAGTTCAAGGTTTCGGGCTGCGGTAACGACTGCATGAATTCCATCCAGCGAGCCGATATGGCCATTATCGGTACCTGGCGCGACGACATGAAGGTCGACCAGGGTGAGTTCAAGAACTATGTCGAAGCCAAGGGCCACAAGTGGCTCGTCGACAATGTCATCTCCCGCTGCCCTACCCAGGCCTTGTCCATTAACGACGACGACACCCTGGAGGTCAAGAATCAGGATTGCGTACGCTGCATGCACTGCATCAACGTCCTCACCAAGGCGCTCTCTCCCGGCGACGACAAAGGCGTTTCGGTGCTTATCGGCGGTAAGCGTACACTGAAAATCGGCGACCTGATGGGAACCGTCGTTATCCCGTTCATGAAACTCGACAGCGATGAGCAGTATGAAAAGCTGGAGGAGATTGCCGGCGATATCATCGACTTCTTCGCGGAGAACGCCCTGGAGCACGAGCGTACCGGCGAGATGATCGAGCGTATCGGCCTGGTCAACTTCCTCGAGGGCATCGGCCTCGATCTGGATCCCAATATGATCCAGCGGCCGCGTGAAAATCCCTACATCCGCATGGATGGATGGGACGAAGAGGCCGCCAAGTGGTTCGAACGGAAAGCCGCACAGGCGAGCTAG
- the crcB gene encoding fluoride efflux transporter CrcB gives MLQALAIAGGGAIGALLRFWVSGWVYNAVGRGFPWGTLAVNIIGSLAMGWCFIWLVERSVLAPEWRAFLMVGILGAFTTFSTFSIETIHLLEGGEPLKAFGNVAFSAVLCVAAAWAGVLAGRQWL, from the coding sequence ATGTTGCAGGCGCTTGCCATCGCCGGCGGCGGTGCTATCGGGGCACTGCTGCGGTTCTGGGTATCCGGATGGGTCTATAATGCCGTTGGGCGCGGTTTCCCGTGGGGCACGCTGGCCGTCAATATCATCGGTTCCCTGGCCATGGGATGGTGCTTTATCTGGCTGGTGGAGCGCTCGGTGCTGGCGCCGGAGTGGCGAGCCTTCCTCATGGTCGGGATTCTGGGGGCCTTCACCACCTTCTCCACCTTTTCCATCGAGACCATCCACCTGCTTGAAGGCGGTGAGCCGCTCAAGGCATTCGGCAACGTGGCATTCAGTGCGGTACTCTGCGTCGCAGCCGCCTGGGCAGGGGTATTGGCAGGGAGGCAGTGGCTATGA
- a CDS encoding carboxypeptidase regulatory-like domain-containing protein yields MRGLLMVLVLVASPASAVLTPQVELDVTVVDEDGVPVEGVSVRGDFLGVVSGDGHVERQVTDEKGYVKLLGRSFFPVRVKAGKIGYYRSRVEVNTREVVNGKEVFRDREVTIMLREKRNPIPLYAIKYSGEIPVAEEWVGFDLQKADWVSPHGKGVSSDFLFRYEGEFAGINDAHGELKLRYPNEDDGMQQITRLYSNSSFKTPYEAPVSGYSSKAMKWFQAIGYDMDRRLVPNEAKTYFLRIRTISSEEGEIESALYGKLYGDIQYSLRSLRGGVSSIKFMYYLNPTPNDRNLEFAVGENLFKDLKHEQQVREP; encoded by the coding sequence ATGCGTGGATTGTTGATGGTTTTGGTGCTGGTTGCATCGCCAGCAAGTGCTGTATTGACGCCGCAAGTAGAGTTGGACGTTACGGTGGTCGACGAAGATGGAGTTCCGGTAGAGGGTGTCTCAGTACGGGGTGACTTTTTGGGCGTGGTTTCCGGGGATGGCCATGTCGAGCGACAAGTCACGGATGAAAAAGGCTATGTCAAACTACTTGGGCGGTCGTTTTTTCCGGTACGGGTGAAGGCAGGCAAGATTGGGTATTACCGAAGCAGGGTGGAAGTGAATACGCGGGAAGTAGTCAATGGTAAAGAGGTTTTTCGTGACCGAGAAGTGACCATAATGCTCCGTGAAAAGCGCAATCCAATACCGCTGTACGCCATCAAGTATTCGGGAGAGATTCCCGTGGCCGAGGAGTGGGTGGGGTTTGATCTGCAAAAGGCTGACTGGGTTTCCCCCCATGGAAAGGGTGTCTCGTCGGATTTTCTGTTTCGTTATGAGGGTGAGTTTGCAGGCATCAATGATGCACATGGAGAACTAAAGTTGCGATATCCCAATGAAGATGACGGGATGCAACAGATCACTCGTTTGTACTCGAATAGCAGTTTCAAAACACCTTATGAGGCGCCTGTCAGCGGATATTCGTCGAAAGCGATGAAGTGGTTCCAGGCGATTGGCTATGACATGGACCGGCGATTAGTCCCCAACGAAGCGAAAACCTACTTCCTTCGTATCCGAACGATCTCCTCGGAAGAAGGAGAAATCGAAAGTGCTCTCTATGGCAAGCTATATGGCGACATTCAGTACTCCCTGAGGAGTCTCCGTGGCGGGGTATCGAGCATTAAATTTATGTATTATCTGAATCCGACCCCCAATGACCGAAACTTAGAATTCGCCGTCGGGGAAAATCTTTTCAAAGACCTCAAGCATGAACAGCAGGTAAGAGAGCCTTAA
- a CDS encoding HPF/RaiA family ribosome-associated protein translates to MQLPLEITFRDMEPSPAIEQRIRQKASKLDRYFDRVMSCRVMVEAPHRHKHKGKLYHVRVDVTVPDGELVASRSPDEHHRHTDMNAVIRDAFDAIYKQLDGYVGRLRNDVKLHEPPPHGRVTELFDDHGTIDAADGRLIYFHRNSVVDDAFEHLKVGSEVWFAEEKGEEGPQASTVHVLDHHHIYEDPTHKHPNL, encoded by the coding sequence ATGCAATTGCCGTTGGAAATCACGTTTCGCGATATGGAACCGTCTCCGGCCATCGAGCAGCGCATACGGCAAAAGGCGTCCAAGCTGGACCGCTACTTTGATCGGGTGATGAGTTGCCGGGTGATGGTGGAGGCACCCCATCGCCACAAGCACAAGGGCAAGTTGTATCACGTGCGGGTCGATGTGACAGTCCCCGATGGGGAGCTGGTCGCGAGCCGCAGCCCGGACGAGCATCACCGTCATACCGATATGAATGCGGTGATTCGGGACGCCTTCGACGCCATCTACAAGCAACTGGATGGCTACGTGGGCCGGTTACGCAATGACGTCAAGCTGCATGAGCCGCCACCCCACGGTCGTGTGACGGAACTGTTTGACGATCACGGCACTATCGACGCGGCTGATGGAAGGCTGATCTATTTCCATCGCAATTCGGTCGTGGATGATGCCTTCGAGCATCTGAAGGTGGGGTCCGAGGTATGGTTTGCCGAAGAAAAGGGCGAAGAGGGACCCCAGGCCTCCACCGTGCATGTGCTGGACCACCACCACATCTACGAAGATCCCACCCACAAGCACCCGAATCTCTAA
- a CDS encoding Ig-like domain-containing protein translates to MLLLLVVSSSFAFSPPLTNIKVKVVDESGVPVSDARVGATYYGAIDFDSDVEITDEEGVATVSGRSVYAVPFSVSKPGYYPGGKKVMPWEAVNGKEVFRDREVTIMLREKRNPIPLYAIKYSGEIPVAEKWIGFDLQKADWVSPYGNGVIGDFLFRYEGAFRNIDDAYGELRVRFSNEDDGAKTIKYIYPDSLFKVPYEAPVLGYDIKEKLWKQGFGLKRAVKPSRIKKYFFRIRTTQDEDGNVGNALYGKMYGDVRFSLRSVRGGVSRVEFTYYLNSVENDRNLEFALGQSLFGDLGNDNQVREP, encoded by the coding sequence TTGCTGCTGTTGCTGGTGGTTTCATCATCCTTTGCGTTTTCCCCACCTTTGACGAACATTAAAGTGAAAGTTGTGGATGAGTCCGGGGTGCCGGTATCCGATGCAAGGGTTGGGGCAACATATTACGGTGCAATCGACTTTGACTCGGATGTGGAAATTACCGATGAGGAAGGCGTCGCTACCGTATCAGGCCGGTCGGTGTATGCGGTACCTTTTTCGGTGTCAAAGCCGGGTTATTACCCCGGCGGGAAAAAGGTGATGCCATGGGAGGCGGTCAATGGTAAAGAGGTGTTTCGTGACCGAGAAGTGACCATAATGCTCCGTGAAAAGCGCAATCCAATACCGTTGTACGCCATCAAGTATTCGGGCGAAATCCCCGTCGCCGAGAAGTGGATTGGTTTTGATTTGCAAAAGGCCGATTGGGTGTCTCCTTATGGAAATGGTGTTATTGGCGATTTTCTGTTTCGTTACGAAGGGGCCTTTCGAAACATTGATGACGCTTATGGGGAACTTAGAGTACGTTTTTCCAACGAAGATGATGGAGCGAAAACGATAAAGTACATTTATCCAGACAGCCTCTTCAAGGTGCCCTATGAAGCGCCAGTGCTGGGTTACGATATAAAAGAAAAGCTGTGGAAGCAGGGGTTCGGGCTAAAAAGGGCTGTAAAGCCGAGTCGGATTAAAAAGTACTTTTTTCGGATCCGGACCACTCAAGATGAAGATGGTAACGTGGGAAATGCCTTGTATGGAAAAATGTATGGAGATGTGCGCTTTTCGCTTCGGAGCGTTCGAGGAGGCGTTTCCCGTGTTGAGTTTACGTATTATCTCAACAGTGTAGAGAATGACCGAAATCTGGAATTTGCGTTAGGTCAGAGTCTGTTTGGTGATTTGGGAAATGATAATCAAGTTAGGGAGCCATAA
- a CDS encoding carboxypeptidase-like regulatory domain-containing protein: MRWFALFLLLFLEPVWAFTAPVVRIEVTVTDESGAPVPDARVGAVYYGATDHYTDVELTDEKGIAVVSGRTVYAVPFSVSKLGYYPGGKKIMPPADETEAGPKKVAVVLRKKRNLIPLYAIKYSGEIPIAEEWIGFDLEKADWVSPYGKGVITDFELMYEGYMRSFWDAKGTLKLRFSSQGDGLIDVSEQVYAASRMRLSHLAPQRGYSDAEKWWALAMSEDVDEEHKPSRRKHYFLRVRSRTNDAGELVSANYTKIYGDIRFFFKTKKGGAAGVAFDYYFNPTPNDRNLEFAVGRNLFENLEHEQQVREP, translated from the coding sequence ATGAGATGGTTTGCGTTATTTCTGCTGCTTTTTCTTGAACCGGTTTGGGCATTTACAGCTCCGGTGGTGAGGATTGAGGTCACGGTGACAGACGAATCGGGAGCGCCTGTGCCGGATGCCAGGGTGGGGGCTGTCTATTACGGTGCCACAGATCACTATACCGATGTTGAATTGACTGACGAAAAAGGAATAGCTGTCGTTTCGGGGCGAACCGTCTATGCGGTGCCGTTTTCGGTATCGAAGCTGGGGTATTACCCCGGAGGAAAAAAAATAATGCCGCCGGCGGACGAAACAGAAGCGGGACCAAAAAAAGTTGCCGTAGTTCTGCGTAAAAAGCGCAACCTGATACCTCTGTACGCGATCAAGTATTCAGGCGAAATCCCCATCGCCGAGGAGTGGATTGGATTTGATTTGGAGAAGGCTGATTGGGTCTCTCCCTATGGGAAGGGTGTAATAACTGATTTTGAATTGATGTATGAAGGATACATGCGGAGCTTTTGGGATGCGAAAGGAACCTTGAAGCTGCGTTTTTCCAGTCAAGGTGACGGATTGATTGACGTGTCAGAGCAGGTATATGCAGCAAGCCGGATGAGGCTCTCGCACTTGGCCCCTCAGAGGGGTTATTCGGATGCCGAGAAGTGGTGGGCATTGGCTATGTCTGAAGACGTAGACGAAGAGCACAAACCGTCCCGACGAAAGCACTATTTCTTGAGAGTGCGCTCACGCACCAATGATGCCGGCGAGCTTGTCAGTGCTAATTATACGAAAATATACGGTGACATACGTTTCTTCTTTAAAACGAAAAAAGGAGGCGCTGCTGGTGTGGCGTTCGACTATTACTTCAATCCAACGCCTAATGATCGGAACTTGGAGTTTGCCGTCGGCAGAAATCTATTCGAAAACTTGGAGCATGAGCAGCAGGTAAGGGAGCCTTGA
- a CDS encoding nucleotidyltransferase domain-containing protein: MQFVILFGSYARGDWKEAAALKPDRCLGHASDYDILAVTEEFEP; the protein is encoded by the coding sequence GTGCAGTTCGTCATCCTTTTCGGTTCCTATGCCCGTGGGGACTGGAAGGAGGCGGCGGCCCTGAAGCCCGACCGGTGCTTGGGTCACGCCTCGGACTACGACATCCTGGCGGTCACGGAGGAGTTCGAGCCGTGA
- a CDS encoding DUF190 domain-containing protein: MKGTEVTIARIYLSEGNKQAEVLLKRLHDWEQVRGVTIFRGIAGYGESGKIHTSKWVDLSLDLPVVVEFFDTPEKMEAIIDHLGDTIKPGHMLTWNARVNE, translated from the coding sequence ATGAAGGGTACCGAAGTGACCATCGCACGGATCTATCTCAGCGAGGGCAACAAGCAGGCCGAGGTATTGCTCAAACGGCTGCACGATTGGGAACAGGTTCGCGGCGTCACCATTTTTCGGGGCATTGCCGGATACGGTGAATCCGGAAAAATCCATACCAGTAAATGGGTCGACCTCTCTCTGGACTTGCCGGTAGTGGTGGAGTTTTTCGATACGCCCGAGAAGATGGAGGCCATCATCGACCACCTGGGCGACACCATCAAACCCGGCCACATGCTCACCTGGAACGCCCGGGTCAACGAATAA
- the serS gene encoding serine--tRNA ligase: MLDPRLLRSELEEVARKLKGRGFELDTDAIAGLETERKAIQTRTQELQNERNQSSKAIGQAKAEGKDIQPLLDAVADLGDKLKSAESRLSEIQQELDGILMGVPNLPDESVPEGRSEEDNVEVRRWGQPREFGFEPKDHVDVGHALGQMDSDTAAKLTGSRFTVMTGPLARLHRALIQFMLDLQTGEHGYRETYVPYMVNADSLRGTGQLPKFEEELFKLEGDFGYYLIPTAEVPVTNMVRDQILAADELPLKFACHTPCFRSEAGSYGKDTRGMIRQHQFEKVELVQIVRPDRSFETLEELTSHAEEVLKRLELPYRMMNLCAGDIGFSAAKTYDLEVWLPGQGKYREISSCSNFLDFQARRMQARWRNPGEKKPQLVHTVNGSGLAVGRALVAVMENYQDEGGRVAIPAALQPYMGGASHIEPNR, encoded by the coding sequence ATGCTGGATCCGAGACTGTTGCGTAGTGAACTGGAAGAAGTCGCCCGGAAGTTGAAGGGCCGGGGCTTCGAACTGGATACCGATGCCATCGCTGGTCTGGAGACGGAGCGCAAGGCGATCCAGACAAGGACCCAGGAACTCCAGAACGAGCGCAACCAGAGCTCCAAAGCCATTGGTCAGGCGAAGGCCGAAGGAAAGGATATTCAGCCGCTGCTGGATGCGGTAGCCGATCTGGGCGACAAGCTGAAATCGGCCGAGTCGCGTCTTTCGGAGATACAGCAGGAGCTCGACGGCATCCTCATGGGAGTGCCGAACCTGCCCGACGAGTCGGTGCCCGAGGGGCGCAGTGAAGAGGACAACGTCGAGGTCCGCCGCTGGGGGCAGCCGCGCGAGTTCGGATTTGAGCCAAAGGACCATGTGGATGTGGGTCATGCCCTGGGCCAGATGGACTCCGACACCGCCGCCAAGCTGACCGGTTCCCGCTTTACGGTGATGACCGGACCCCTGGCTCGCCTGCATCGGGCGCTGATTCAGTTCATGCTCGACCTGCAGACGGGCGAGCACGGTTATCGCGAGACCTACGTCCCCTACATGGTCAATGCCGACAGCCTGCGCGGTACCGGCCAGCTGCCCAAGTTTGAAGAGGAGCTGTTCAAACTGGAGGGTGATTTCGGCTATTACCTGATTCCGACCGCTGAGGTTCCAGTCACCAACATGGTCCGGGACCAGATCCTGGCCGCCGACGAATTGCCGCTCAAGTTCGCCTGCCATACCCCCTGTTTCCGCTCGGAGGCGGGCTCCTACGGCAAGGATACTCGCGGCATGATCCGTCAGCATCAGTTTGAAAAGGTCGAACTGGTTCAGATTGTCCGTCCCGATCGTTCGTTCGAGACCCTGGAGGAACTGACCAGCCATGCCGAAGAGGTCCTCAAGCGCCTCGAGCTGCCGTATCGCATGATGAACCTCTGCGCCGGCGATATCGGCTTCTCCGCGGCCAAGACTTATGACCTGGAGGTCTGGCTGCCGGGCCAGGGCAAATATCGCGAGATCTCCTCCTGCTCCAACTTCCTCGACTTCCAGGCCCGCCGCATGCAGGCCCGCTGGCGCAATCCCGGGGAGAAAAAGCCGCAGCTGGTGCACACCGTGAACGGTTCCGGCCTCGCCGTCGGCCGCGCCCTGGTAGCCGTTATGGAGAACTACCAGGATGAAGGCGGTCGCGTAGCCATCCCCGCTGCCCTCCAGCCCTACATGGGCGGCGCCAGCCATATTGAACCGAATCGTTAA